Proteins from one Panicum virgatum strain AP13 chromosome 7K, P.virgatum_v5, whole genome shotgun sequence genomic window:
- the LOC120641711 gene encoding probable nucleoredoxin 3, whose translation MEEEEAMKKHVKMLQLAGVESLLSNGGKEVSLSSIEEKMTCLFFSAHWCRPCRNFTPKLIQIYTMLRNTGKNIEIIFISLDHDEASFLDHFKSMPWLALPFNTSLRQKLCSHFGIEHIPALIPLSVTSSGGLGFQDDVVELVEEYGADAYPFSANRKGELEALDDARRQGGKLQELLGCKDRDFVISTDGIKISIADLTGKTVGLYFGAHWCPPCRSFTKKLIEVYNELKILRPGNFEVIFISIDRSKEEFQASLSAMPWLAIPYSDTARQELTRIFAVKGIPTLLILGMDGKVLKTDGRTAISAYGATAFPFTESRVSEVDEALRKEGDKLPHQVNDPRHSHELELDMAKAYVCDECLQEGRHWVFSCKQCNFDLHPSCVEESN comes from the exons atggaagaagaggaagcgatGAAGAAACATGTGAAAATGTTGCAATTGGCTGGTGTTGAATCTCTTCTATCCAACGGAGGAAAG GAAGTATCTCTGTCCTCCATTGAAGAGAAGATGACCTGCCTCTTCTTCTCGGCTCACTGGTGCAGGCCATGCAGGAACTTCACCCCAAAGCTAATCCAAATCTACACAATGCTCCGGAATACTGGCAAGAATATCGAAATTATCTTCATATCACTTGACCATGACGAGGCAAGCTTCTTGGATCACTTCAAAAGCATGCCATGGCTCGCTTTGCCATTCAACACTAGCCTAAGGCAAAAGTTGTGCAGTCACTTTGGCATTGAGCATATCCCCGCACTGATTCCTTTGTCAGTAACATCATCTGGTGGACTGGGATTCCAAGATGATGTAGTGGAGCTGGTTGAGGAGTACGGAGCAGATGCATACCCCTTCAGTGCAAATAGGAAAGGGGAGCTAGAAGCCTTGGATGATGCCAGGAGACAAGGAGGTAAGCTTCAGGAGCTTCTTGGCTGCAAGGACAGAGACTTTGTCATAAGCACAGATGGCATAAAG ATTTCTATAGCTGACCTTACTGGGAAGACTGTTGGACTGTACTTTGGGGCACACTGGTGCCCACCTTGCCGCTCATTCACGAAAAAGCTGATAGAGGTGTACAATGAGCTGAAGATACTGAGACCTGGAAATTTTGAGGTTATCTTCATTTCCATAGACCGCAGCAAAGAGGAATTCCAAGCAAGCCTAAGTGCTATGCCTTGGCTTGCCATCCCCTATTCTGACACTGCCAGGCAAGAGCTAACAAGAATCTTCGCTGTCAAGGGCATCCCAACACTCCTGATACTTGGTATGGATGGTAAAGTTCTAAAAACAGATGGCAGAACAGCAATTTCAGCTTATGGTGCAACAGCATTCCCATTCACGGAATCTAGAGTTTCTGAAGTGGATGAAGCACTCAGGAAGGAAGGAGACAAGCTGCCTCACCAAGTGAACGATCCACGACATAGTCATGAGCTCGAATTGGACATGGCCAAGGCCTATGTCTGTGATGAATGCCTGCAGGAGGGGAGGCATTGGGTGTTCTCTTGTAAGCAATGTAACTTTGATCTTCATCCCTCCTGTGTAGAAGAAAGTAATTAG
- the LOC120641713 gene encoding YTH domain-containing protein ECT4-like isoform X3 — MASAEGLNAAYPVMYGAYSLMSTLEDNQSYFSLLYPLSSPYYQPPASPSMGYSSSATGISQFDPLHQYYLPDELYYSPTPGFHQPFGSLDGVPMHSNGIPEFFGQGNVPLNSGMHQGSMYNSGSYTALEQGGKYGGGRSCCSASSRFDTFNKGFKHEKGSLDFLYEQSRGPRATKTKKEVESSSVEDKNKKALLIVDPEKYNHPDFVTEYKDAKFFVIKSYTEDHVHKSIKYNVWASTARGNRKLNAAYREAKDKEEYCPIFLFFSVNGSGQFCGVAEMIGPVDFDKSVDYWQNDKWSGQFPVKWHIVKDVPNNLVRHIILENNEDKRVTNSRDTQEVKLEQGVQMLAIFKNHNAKTTILEDFDFYEQQEKAMLDNRQQLKVQCADPKAQKLVVASVAVGIVTQISDSFAQAVQLEETKDKEISLKIEDTTSAEKASAAPVKTEETTPKTAESGNLLKGSG, encoded by the exons ATGGCGAGTGCGGAGGGTCTTAATGCTGCATACCCT GTGATGTACGGAGCTTATTCCCTTATGTCAACCCTTGAAGACAACCAGTCATATTTCTCTTTGCTCTACCCCTTGTCAAGTCCTTACTACCAGCCACCTGCTTCTCCAAGCATGGGATATTCAAGTTCCGCTACTGGAATATCACAGTTTGATCCTTTGCACCAGTACTACCTTCCTGATGAGCTTTACTACTCACCGACTCCTGGATTCCATCAGCCTTTTGGTTCTTTGGATGGAG TTCCAATGCATTCTAATGGTATTCCTGAATTTTTTGGGCAAGGAAACGTACCCCTGAATTCTGGAATG CACCAGGGTTCCATGTATAACTCTGGATCATACACTGCATTAGAACAAGGTGGCAAATATGGAGGCGGTAGATCATGTTGCAGTGCTAGTAGCAGATTTGACACCTTCAACAAAGGCTTCAAGCATGAGAAGGGCTCTCTTGACTTTCTGTACGAGCAAAGCCGTGGCCCAAGAGccaccaaaacaaagaaagaagtGGAGAGCTCTTCAGTTGAGGATAAAAATAAAAAGGCATTGTTAATAGTTGATCCTGAGAAGTACAACCACCCTGATTTCGTCACCGAGTACAAGGATGCCAAATTCTTTGTAATAAAGTCCTACACTGAAGATCATGTTCACAAAAGCATAAAGTATAATGTTTGGGCCAGCACTGCCCGAGGGAACAGAAAGCTAAATGCTGCTTATCGTGAGGCGAAAGACAAAGAAGAGTATTGTCCTATTTTCTTGTTTTTCTCG GTTAATGGCAGTGGTCAGTTCTGCGGTGTAGCTGAGATGATTGGACCTGTTGACTTTGACAAGAGCGTCGATTACTGGCAGAATGACAAATGGAGTGGCCAGTTCCCTGTGAAATGGCACATTGTTAAGGATGTCCCAAACAACCTTGTTCGGCACATCATCCTGGAGAACAATGAGGACAAGCGTGTGACAAACAGCAGGGACACACAAGAG GTGAAACTAGAGCAAGGTGTCCAAATGTTGGCCATCTTCAAGAACCACAATGCCAAGACAACCATCCTTGAGGATTTTGACTTCTATGAGCAACAAGAGAAGGCTATGTTGGATAATAGGCAGCAGCTGAAGGTACAGTGTGCTGATCCCAAGGCCCAGAAGCTGGTGGTGGCCAGTGTAGCAGTAGGCATCGTGACTCAAATCTCAGACTCCTTTGCACAGGCTGTCCAGCTAGAAGAAACCAAGGACAAAGAAATCAGTCTGAAGATTGAAGATACCACATCTGCTGAGAAGGCATCTGCTGCTCCTGTGAAGACTGAAGAAACCACGCCAAAAACGGCAGAATCTGGTAACCTTTTGAAGGGAAGCGGTTGA
- the LOC120641713 gene encoding YTH domain-containing protein ECT1-like isoform X1, which produces MVLSESQIVVEKNPSMSVDAKEQLVLSKDKKISTTVVHAASYLESPKSAQEESSLMGKGGEQQFGYQPNVYASQPQALFSGGYLNHLGQWEQYPYMASAEGLNAAYPVMYGAYSLMSTLEDNQSYFSLLYPLSSPYYQPPASPSMGYSSSATGISQFDPLHQYYLPDELYYSPTPGFHQPFGSLDGVPMHSNGIPEFFGQGNVPLNSGMHQGSMYNSGSYTALEQGGKYGGGRSCCSASSRFDTFNKGFKHEKGSLDFLYEQSRGPRATKTKKEVESSSVEDKNKKALLIVDPEKYNHPDFVTEYKDAKFFVIKSYTEDHVHKSIKYNVWASTARGNRKLNAAYREAKDKEEYCPIFLFFSVNGSGQFCGVAEMIGPVDFDKSVDYWQNDKWSGQFPVKWHIVKDVPNNLVRHIILENNEDKRVTNSRDTQEVKLEQGVQMLAIFKNHNAKTTILEDFDFYEQQEKAMLDNRQQLKVQCADPKAQKLVVASVAVGIVTQISDSFAQAVQLEETKDKEISLKIEDTTSAEKASAAPVKTEETTPKTAESGNLLKGSG; this is translated from the exons ATGGTGCTATCGGAATCACAGATTGTAGTCGAGAAAAATCCTTCCATGAGTGTGGATGCAAAAGAGCAG CTTGTTTTGAGCAAAGATAAAAAAATATCTACTACTGTGGTGCATGCTGCAAGCTACTTAGAATCACCAAAAAGTGCCCAAGAGGAGTCTAGCCTTATGGGTAAAGGTGGAGAACAACAGTTCGGCTACCAGCCCAATGTGTATGCTTCTCAGCCACAAGCACTCTTTTCTGGAG GATATTTAAACCATTTGGGTCAATGGGAACAATATCCATACATGGCGAGTGCGGAGGGTCTTAATGCTGCATACCCT GTGATGTACGGAGCTTATTCCCTTATGTCAACCCTTGAAGACAACCAGTCATATTTCTCTTTGCTCTACCCCTTGTCAAGTCCTTACTACCAGCCACCTGCTTCTCCAAGCATGGGATATTCAAGTTCCGCTACTGGAATATCACAGTTTGATCCTTTGCACCAGTACTACCTTCCTGATGAGCTTTACTACTCACCGACTCCTGGATTCCATCAGCCTTTTGGTTCTTTGGATGGAG TTCCAATGCATTCTAATGGTATTCCTGAATTTTTTGGGCAAGGAAACGTACCCCTGAATTCTGGAATG CACCAGGGTTCCATGTATAACTCTGGATCATACACTGCATTAGAACAAGGTGGCAAATATGGAGGCGGTAGATCATGTTGCAGTGCTAGTAGCAGATTTGACACCTTCAACAAAGGCTTCAAGCATGAGAAGGGCTCTCTTGACTTTCTGTACGAGCAAAGCCGTGGCCCAAGAGccaccaaaacaaagaaagaagtGGAGAGCTCTTCAGTTGAGGATAAAAATAAAAAGGCATTGTTAATAGTTGATCCTGAGAAGTACAACCACCCTGATTTCGTCACCGAGTACAAGGATGCCAAATTCTTTGTAATAAAGTCCTACACTGAAGATCATGTTCACAAAAGCATAAAGTATAATGTTTGGGCCAGCACTGCCCGAGGGAACAGAAAGCTAAATGCTGCTTATCGTGAGGCGAAAGACAAAGAAGAGTATTGTCCTATTTTCTTGTTTTTCTCG GTTAATGGCAGTGGTCAGTTCTGCGGTGTAGCTGAGATGATTGGACCTGTTGACTTTGACAAGAGCGTCGATTACTGGCAGAATGACAAATGGAGTGGCCAGTTCCCTGTGAAATGGCACATTGTTAAGGATGTCCCAAACAACCTTGTTCGGCACATCATCCTGGAGAACAATGAGGACAAGCGTGTGACAAACAGCAGGGACACACAAGAG GTGAAACTAGAGCAAGGTGTCCAAATGTTGGCCATCTTCAAGAACCACAATGCCAAGACAACCATCCTTGAGGATTTTGACTTCTATGAGCAACAAGAGAAGGCTATGTTGGATAATAGGCAGCAGCTGAAGGTACAGTGTGCTGATCCCAAGGCCCAGAAGCTGGTGGTGGCCAGTGTAGCAGTAGGCATCGTGACTCAAATCTCAGACTCCTTTGCACAGGCTGTCCAGCTAGAAGAAACCAAGGACAAAGAAATCAGTCTGAAGATTGAAGATACCACATCTGCTGAGAAGGCATCTGCTGCTCCTGTGAAGACTGAAGAAACCACGCCAAAAACGGCAGAATCTGGTAACCTTTTGAAGGGAAGCGGTTGA
- the LOC120641713 gene encoding YTH domain-containing protein ECT1-like isoform X2 has protein sequence MVLSESQIVVEKNPSMSVDAKEQLVLSKDKKISTTVVHAASYLESPKSAQEESSLMGKGGEQQFGYQPNVYASQPQALFSGGYLNHLGQWEQYPYMASAEGLNAAYPVMYGAYSLMSTLEDNQSYFSLLYPLSSPYYQPPASPSMGYSSSATGISQFDPLHQYYLPDELYYSPTPGFHQPFGSLDGVPMHSNGIPEFFGQGNVPLNSGMHQGSMYNSGSYTALEQGGKYGGGRSCCSASSRFDTFNKGFKHEKGSLDFLYEQSRGPRATKTKKEVESSSVEDKNKKALLIVDPEKYNHPDFVTEYKDAKFFVIKSYTEDHVHKSIKYNVWASTARGNRKLNAAYREAKDKEEYCPIFLFFSVNGSGQFCGVAEMIGPVDFDKSVDYWQNDKWSGQFPVKWHIVKDVPNNLVRHIILENNEDKRVTNSRDTQEVKLEQGVQMLAIFKNHNAKTTILEDFDFYEQQEKAMLDNRQQLKAVQLEETKDKEISLKIEDTTSAEKASAAPVKTEETTPKTAESGNLLKGSG, from the exons ATGGTGCTATCGGAATCACAGATTGTAGTCGAGAAAAATCCTTCCATGAGTGTGGATGCAAAAGAGCAG CTTGTTTTGAGCAAAGATAAAAAAATATCTACTACTGTGGTGCATGCTGCAAGCTACTTAGAATCACCAAAAAGTGCCCAAGAGGAGTCTAGCCTTATGGGTAAAGGTGGAGAACAACAGTTCGGCTACCAGCCCAATGTGTATGCTTCTCAGCCACAAGCACTCTTTTCTGGAG GATATTTAAACCATTTGGGTCAATGGGAACAATATCCATACATGGCGAGTGCGGAGGGTCTTAATGCTGCATACCCT GTGATGTACGGAGCTTATTCCCTTATGTCAACCCTTGAAGACAACCAGTCATATTTCTCTTTGCTCTACCCCTTGTCAAGTCCTTACTACCAGCCACCTGCTTCTCCAAGCATGGGATATTCAAGTTCCGCTACTGGAATATCACAGTTTGATCCTTTGCACCAGTACTACCTTCCTGATGAGCTTTACTACTCACCGACTCCTGGATTCCATCAGCCTTTTGGTTCTTTGGATGGAG TTCCAATGCATTCTAATGGTATTCCTGAATTTTTTGGGCAAGGAAACGTACCCCTGAATTCTGGAATG CACCAGGGTTCCATGTATAACTCTGGATCATACACTGCATTAGAACAAGGTGGCAAATATGGAGGCGGTAGATCATGTTGCAGTGCTAGTAGCAGATTTGACACCTTCAACAAAGGCTTCAAGCATGAGAAGGGCTCTCTTGACTTTCTGTACGAGCAAAGCCGTGGCCCAAGAGccaccaaaacaaagaaagaagtGGAGAGCTCTTCAGTTGAGGATAAAAATAAAAAGGCATTGTTAATAGTTGATCCTGAGAAGTACAACCACCCTGATTTCGTCACCGAGTACAAGGATGCCAAATTCTTTGTAATAAAGTCCTACACTGAAGATCATGTTCACAAAAGCATAAAGTATAATGTTTGGGCCAGCACTGCCCGAGGGAACAGAAAGCTAAATGCTGCTTATCGTGAGGCGAAAGACAAAGAAGAGTATTGTCCTATTTTCTTGTTTTTCTCG GTTAATGGCAGTGGTCAGTTCTGCGGTGTAGCTGAGATGATTGGACCTGTTGACTTTGACAAGAGCGTCGATTACTGGCAGAATGACAAATGGAGTGGCCAGTTCCCTGTGAAATGGCACATTGTTAAGGATGTCCCAAACAACCTTGTTCGGCACATCATCCTGGAGAACAATGAGGACAAGCGTGTGACAAACAGCAGGGACACACAAGAG GTGAAACTAGAGCAAGGTGTCCAAATGTTGGCCATCTTCAAGAACCACAATGCCAAGACAACCATCCTTGAGGATTTTGACTTCTATGAGCAACAAGAGAAGGCTATGTTGGATAATAGGCAGCAGCTGAAG GCTGTCCAGCTAGAAGAAACCAAGGACAAAGAAATCAGTCTGAAGATTGAAGATACCACATCTGCTGAGAAGGCATCTGCTGCTCCTGTGAAGACTGAAGAAACCACGCCAAAAACGGCAGAATCTGGTAACCTTTTGAAGGGAAGCGGTTGA